The following proteins come from a genomic window of Anticarsia gemmatalis isolate Benzon Research Colony breed Stoneville strain chromosome 25, ilAntGemm2 primary, whole genome shotgun sequence:
- the LOC142984002 gene encoding growth/differentiation factor 8-like has protein sequence KFYQKFFSPTDTRRHSHFKGLKVINFRLTNKVLQNELDEAVLNLHIQELETRNGTIDPGEHFTISLQVSRVTRINQGKASVLYTDNSIKLTRSELRAGKWLKVNVTTMVAEFCRLPRENLAIVVRVQDSNNRMSLVVPHPGSESNNALMPYIEVSLKDNSHKRTRRTIGMDCTENSKESRCCRYPLVVNFEEFGWDWIIAPKIYDANYCSGECPYSFLQKYPHTHLVHLAAPQGSGGPCCAPRRMSSITMLYFDHDYNIIYGTIPGMVVESCGCS, from the exons aaattttatcaaaaattcttCTCACCAACAGACACGCGGCGGCACAGTCACTTCAAAGGGCTAAAGGTCATCAACTTCAGATTAACGAACAAGGTGCTGCAGAATGAGCTCGATGAAGCGGTCCTCAACCTTCACATCCAAGAGTTGGAGACGCGGAACGGCACCATCGACCCTGGAGAGCATTTCACCATCTCGCTACAAGTCAGCAGGGTCACGAGAATCAACCAGGGCAAAGCTTCAGTCCTGTACACAGATAACTCCATAAAACTAACGAGAAGTGAACTGAGGGCAGGCAAATGGCTGAAAGTGAATGTGACCACAATGGTGGCGGAGTTCTGCCGACTGCCGCGCGAGAATTTAGCAATAGTTGTGAGAGTACAAGACTCGAATAATAGAATGAGCTTGGTTGTGCCACACCCGGGCTCAGAATCAAATAACGCTTTG ATGCCATACATAGAAGTAAGTCTAAAGGACAATTCGCACAAGCGCACGAGGCGTACCATCGGCATGGACTGCACAGAGAACTCCAAGGAATCACGCTGCTGCCGGTACCCGCTGGTGGTGAACTTCGAAGAGTTCGGCTGGGACTGGATCATCGCCCCCAAAATCTATGACGCGAATTATTGCAGTGGCGAATGTCCTTACAGCTTTCTGCAAAAATACCCCCACACGCATCTCGTGCACCTCGCTGCCCCCCAGGGAAGTGGGGGGCCGTGCTGCGCCCCCAGGAGGATGAGCAGCATAACCATGCTGTACTTTGATCAcgactataatattatatacggGACTATCCCTGGTATGGTGGTCGAAAGTTGCGGCTGTTCATAG